A stretch of DNA from Glycine max cultivar Williams 82 chromosome 18, Glycine_max_v4.0, whole genome shotgun sequence:
aaatacataacaaaattaaaaatttaaacacgtacataaattttacacaaataaacttaaaatagtctacaaataacataattacaaattaaataactacaaaaatttaaataaatgacgaaattaaaatacataacaaaattaaaaatttaaagacgtacataaattatacaaaaataaacttaaaatactacctaaaatagtctacaaataacaaaattaaaaattaaatagctacaaaaatttaaataaatgaccaaattgaaatgcataaaaaattaaaaatttaaacacgtacataaattgtacacaaataaacttaaaatactacctaaaatagtttacaaataacaaaattaaaaattaaatagctacaaaaatttaaataaatgaccaaattaaaattcataataaaattaaaaattgttacacgtacataaattttacacaaaaaaacttaaaatactacctaaaatactctacaaataacaaaattaaaaattaacatagcaacataaattgaaataaatgaccaaattaaaatacgtacataataaaattataaaataaaacacgtacataaatttaacccaacaaaacttaatttactaactaaaatactctatacataacaaaattaaatattaaaatacgtacataaatttaattaaataacaaatattatacaaaaaaaatggtattaaatcaaaaaaataatattttattaattatatatatatatataattaattaataaaatatcatatatttcaataaaaactataaataagtcaattaaataatattcacattctaactaaacctaaaatatcatatataaaatacaaataatatcatacaaacctaataaatctaaaccaaataataataacataacaactaaaattaacgtacaaataattttatcacaaataataacatacaaattaaaaaatcttaacaaaatcatattaataaatcCACTACAACTAACTTACAAATCATAATATACCAACTCAAATTTGTAACATATACATCTAacacaaaaatatcaatatttcaatgtactacttaaaatttaaaaattccatCTAACATCAACAAACGtaacatatgtatatataaaacaattaataccatgataatttacaaaatttacagaaaataatatatatcaatttaactataactaacctaacatatatctatatatataacacaactaataacatataatttttaaaacctaacttaaataatattaacctaTCAACTAAAGTTATCAAGTTAAGAACCACTTACCAAGCACACAAGTCATGTAATATGAAGAGGAGAGAAACCACGTACAAGGAGTGAAACCACTTAAAGAACAAAGCACAACCCTACaaacattaacaaaatatttacctttcacatatatatatatatatatatatatatatatatatatatataacacaataaatatctatcattcaaaaatacttaccaaaaacaaaagacaacaacaaaataagaaGAACATAGTCAGTCTAATGGAGGAACTTATGAAGAAGAATAACAAAGCAATGAAAGCAAAGGAAGGAAGCGCAGCTGTGCACTCTCGGAGCTTCTGCTTTTATAATGGAAGAGGGCCAAAATTTTCAAACTGAAGCAACCCGCCAGCCATGCTGACGATCCATGTGCAAGGCAAACCGCTAATGGTAGTGGCGATTTCGCTTGCACTGACACGTCTGCACTGCTGCACTGCCATTGCCTGCGAGAAGCAGGGCTAGACCTGCACCCTCAGCTATTGgaactcgccagtttgactgaCGGTTCCCTATGCGTTGTGCATATCGCCAGTTCGAATGGCGATTTCTGCCTTGCATGGACATATTGCCATTGACAGTGGCGAGTCCTTCACGGAGACCAAACTCGTCAGTGGTTCTGGCTGTTTGGCTACATGCCCCATGCAGTTTACGTTAAAAACTACCCCCTcttgaaaataatttgaaaataaccccatctggggaaatagtttctaaaactaCCCCAGATGGGGAAATTTGTCGTTGGGTGCACTCGCTAGACACaactatgaagtttttttttaaaaaatttcttttgaagtttttttaaatttttttaaaagtatttgtaacacattaatttaaaattaataatttaagcaAGAATCAAACCTGATTTTCAAGTCATATAACACTTTAATCAACTGAGCTAATGaaccaattatattataaaataaataatattgttatacaaaacactaaaatttttaatgtatatttaatgcgcatgtaaatttaaataataaattttgtgataattaattttgatataaattttataaatttacatacgcattaaatatacattagaaattttagtattatgtatagtaacattatttattttataatataattgattcattagctcagttggttagaACGATGCTAATAACTTATAAGAGTCATACTATATCCATACAGATGAAGTTCATCCGTATGACTCATACGAATGAAagggtaaaattaaaaaaatgtaaaaatagtgggtgcaccaacaatattgcttgtgcacctagcaacacccaatGAAAATTTAGGAGACGTGCCCTATTGTCCTGTCTTGTTACATTAATCATTGAGCCCTCCATTGTgttattgaaaaagtaaaaaaaaaataaaaaaaaatcaaagaactAACATACACATGACTCATACGggtgaaataacaaaattaaaaaaatattatcctattcaaattaaaaataataatttttttaaaaatattaaaaaattaattttagaaaaagtaaattagttgttaaatatttatttataactacttatatatcaataaatttatcatagtgCATGCGTTTAAAAAATCacgaaaaaaaatgttaaattatctaaaaattttaaaataaaattaactaataataaaaactacaaTGCTTTTGATTAGATtatgcaaaaaatttaaatttttttaaaatgagtatttttttttcttttagactcaatttaatttatgagtttgtttaaaaaaaattgtcgcaatcattataaattttttcaaattataataattattcacaccgttaatgtttaaatatatttttcatactttttacacttttgggaattaaattttgtattttcatccttTAGGGACCCATTTGTAAGgggaaatgaaaatttaaaataacattatatgacaaatatgttgATAGGCTGGCAATTAGAATTGGTCATGTtaacaatcatttcagtgataaatttatttctatGTGTCACTGTACCTTGTTTTATTAACGATGAGGAACATATGTTaatgattgtatatatttattgtaatttttatacttttggatactaaattttatattttaatttttcatgaacacatttgtcaacaaattacacattaaggacaaaagtgactatttatcaatttatatattttctttataactcCTCTATGCATTCTTACTGTAAAACAATATCACAGTATCATAATTCaattgatttgttttatttatcataattttaattaaaatagattaaatttaaCACAGTGGATCAACTACCACAACATGTCATGGGTTGTTATAGTTATAGTTTAACCTATAGTCTTGAGTTTCAATGCTCGGTATGCTATATTGTGTTAGTTACATATTTTAAGAAAGAGTTTTGTCGTATCCATTttgaacaaataattatttgCGAAAAATAtaatcctttttataaaaatatacttttgcaATTGAAAATACTcattattaagaaaattgatataaatttaACGTAATATTAGGATGAAATTacagaataaataaaataaatcaaatctgttaaataaatataagtaacAGATCTGTctggaaaacaaaaacaaaaagaatttcCCTCCATAATATAGAACAAAACGTATACAAATTCCTAACATGCGCCAACGTATAAAACAACTTGTCAATCATGCAGATTAACAAAGGAAAaccttaaataataataataaaaaaatattttatgagacACAAGGTTTTAAATATGGGTCACTTTTGTTCATATCCAATAAATTGTGGGCAAATGCAGCCTGCAATATGGTCCTAATAATTGTAATCACAGacactaaaaaaaaacattgatgtTACCGTCCAAATTACGGTGGCGGAAACCTTGATGAGACAAGGGAATGTTGAATCAGCCGCGGACGCCGGGGGCGGGTGGCGCGGGCGAGGGAGGAACGGCGACAGCAGCGCGGAGGATGGACAGGAACCCGGCGGGCTGGTTCGTGCCGCCCTCGTCGAGGAAGAGATCCTCGGGGACCCTGAGGGCAGCGTGGGCGGCGACGAGGGCGACGGAGACGCTGAAGGCGGTGACGAGGAGGGAGCCGAGGGAGGTGAGGAACAAAAGGACGAAGGTGGTGGCGAGGAGGAGGGAGAGCGTCTCAAAGTCGGAGAAGGTGCGGCCGAGAAGCTGGAGGGGGCGGTCGGCGGGGCGGAGGAGGTAGAGGAAGAGCCACGAGGCGAGGAGGCCGAGGAGGAGGACGAGGGAGAAGGGGCTGGTGAGGAGGGACACGGCGAGGATGAGGGACACAACGATGTAATAGTTGATGCGAAAGTAGGAGATGTTGTGGCGGATGCGGAGGGTGGCTTCGGAGAATGACAGAGGCTTCGACATGGCAGTGTGGTCGAGGAGTTCCGGCCAAGGGCGGCGGTTGGAGAGCTTGTGGCGGAGGTTATCGGTGGCAAATGATAGGAGGAAGCGGAATGCGGATTGCGGCGGTTGCGGTTGCGGTGGCGGTTCGGTGGTTTGAGGGTTTGAGACGGGGAGAACTTGTAGTTGATGTTGTTGTGGGgaaggagagggagagggagaagcCATGTTGTTGGGAAATAAGTGAGAGAATGgagaaagttttgaattttgatatggGTTTCTGATTTTGGTGAAGGAAATGAAACTGTGAAATGgtggaagagagaaaagaaatagaatatAGATTATTAGATTTGCTTGTTTTTGGGTATTCTAATTTGGCTTTCTTCATGTCTATTCTAGAGTTATTACTATAAAATACTCAACACGGTTTATATTTAACCTAGTTTTAATTGTAATCTTCTTACAACAGTACacttatatttgtataaaagaATGCTATGAAATTGATGGACTCGGTAGCTTTTAAACCAGGAAATGCTACGTTTCTACTTGGAGCAGATTTTCTCTAATTAAGTGTCTTTTCCTTGGCCATTAGATCTTTCTGTGATCCTAGCTCTCAGTGTTAATGAAGTTGTTCCGGATTCAATCAAGATGTAATCAGTATCTTACTGAATTGATCGACTAAGTTGAACTGTGTGAACATGGAATTAGGttgcttataaaaaaaccaATCGTGTAATTAATTAGGATGGGATGGTTAATGTTATATGAATCAATAAGCAGGTAATTGGTGCAAATTCCATGCATGATATTTGAGTGTATCAATTTTTAACGTACATATGCACTTTCTTTAAGTATATTGCGAGGGATCAATCACTGGTTATCTGAATGGGgaaaaaattattcagaagGGTAAAATTTATCTGGGTGATTTTTATGCGTCAAATTTAATTAGTCTCTAATTATAGATGGGAGGATATCcttcatgaaaaataaaaacatatgcacCTACTAATAATAGCATAGGAATATCAGATTATAGACAGAATAAGACTtgactaacaaaaattaaatacaatttgAGTTGCcgttttataaaagaaaaatgttattaataagTAAGGAATTAATGAAATACTTACTATTCATAGCatgccaaaattacaataacaataaagtAACAGGTTTTCTCTTTCCATCATTTGGACTCGACTACCATGATAGACCCGTTCAATGCACAATTATAGCCCtgcacaagaaaacaaataaagcaCAAAAAAAGGTCAATTAATTGTAAAGCTAAAGCCAATGAACTCTGTTCTCTCATGGAGAATAAGTGAATATATGTTCTactgtatttaaaaataaaaaattagtatttagaTAACTTGCCTCTGTGTTATAGAATTTTAAGAAGAACCGTGACTTTGGCACCAACAACTTGGTTTCAAGAACGCAGGCAATTCCAGCACTCAGTTTTTTGTTCAATTCTGGGTTAAGAGCACCCATGGACACCAGTTCACCATAGGCAGCTGGCTCCTCAGTCCCACCAAAACATGTGGTTGTTGATCCTTCCAGTGAAACCATCACAAACTGcaatttgttatgtttttttttttttcattatttcaacCAAGTCGATGacaatttacaataactcaacCAAATTGAAACTAGACCCCTTGATATTTGTtaaggatttaaaaaaaaaatccaaaacaaaaaaaaaactgaaaaaagtaAACTGTCCGGAGGAAAAATGAAATCTTTTCTATGTTGTTTCATGCAATTAACATACAGAAGATCTTATACTGGCTATGACCAGTactaacaaaatgatttccCCTTAAAAATTGAACCATTTTAgagataaaatcaattttgtaatataattaactacaaaGGAATAGTACGACAAGGATGGGGTGAAATAATTTTCATGAATTAACTTTCAACTTAATTCTATATATAAAACATCAACGCTATAAATCATGGTCATATATAGATATCATAGAGAGAGGGGGGAAAGTAGTGATACAGGCTCAGGTGTGCGCATGATGCTGGCGACGGTGGAGATTACTTGGGAGAGTATCGAAGAGGCGTCTAAATCATTAAGGCTAACGTTAGTAGAAAGGGTGAGAACCGGCATCTTCAGTTCACCGTTGCTTTTGCTTATGATCTTACTCACACTTCTTTCTCCAACAACTACCACACATTTCTTTATGTAATCCTTTTGGAATTCTTTCTCCAACAACTACCACACAATTCTTTATGTAATCCttttggaattaaaaaaaaaaaaaacttttgtaaaaataattacttatctATCACCCGTTCCAATTTATTTACAGATCTACACCGATTTACTATTCAATATTCACAGTATGAATGCAGCTCCTCAGCACCGAATTCACacctttgattaaaaataattaaaaaaaaaaactgaggaATCGGGAATAGGGGCGAATTCtcttctgattttttttcatatttttttggacttgtatttttaaaacattcgATTTGATCTTTGTTTTAAGAAATAAACTAACTTACAAAAAtgtatattacaaaaaatatataagatttacatataatatatataatttttattcagcatatattatcttatatataaaatgattttacacaaattaaataattattaaaagttgaataaataatcataatttaaaaaactaatataatttgtttatatagTTTTAAGAGAAGTCACTACATTGTATAATTTagttgaaattataattttataataagtttcataatttgtaaaaattaatttaaaagtttttattacaaaattatatgtaattttattgaaacaataattttatcatttgaatatattttataatattttctacCATTGTTATCTAATGCAGATCAAACACAGAATAAGATTAAAGCTTATTATTCTCATATCTTATACTATTCTTATTCCTTTATCATACCTTATCATGAACACTAACAAGTCTTAAAAGTAGATGACGGTGCAATTTCCACAAAATTAAGGATACTTAAACCTAATTGTGCTATTTAAAGTCCACAAGGACCAGTTTCTTTAGTTAACCTAATTccgtttttttttaactgattaGAAGTTTAAAAACAACCATTAATCTATTCTTGTAACTACAAAATAACAAAGTCTCAAGTTTAACCATGCATAATTCTAATTTACCACTAAAATGACGCTCATCTCAAGGTCACCAGATAATGTTTGTCCAGAGATAACATCATGAACATATACGACCAACAGTTGTCCTTGAACATAATCCAATTACGATGGCATAATGTCCTCAAAATGGGGTATTAAAATTCAGAGTACTTTTTACAgataaaaaagttcaaaaacagAATAACGAGTTCATCCGACATCCATGGCATCATTACCAAAATAACTCGGAATTCAGAATGTAGATCCATTCCATCCAAAGTTGGAACCCTGCAGATCACACAAGGCACTATCAACATTCAGTATAAGCAAAGAATTTGTGACCAATTAGCATAGCAAATTTTTTGTAGTTAGCAtcgaaaagaaatttggttGGATTAAGTACAGCTTGTAGTGGCTACTATGAAGTTTAGAACAGTGAGGATTTATTTACATGACCTAGTGCTGGTGTAAAGCATGCAAACATTGTGCATATTCTTGACTCTGATGGGCCtaaacaaaaaggaagaatGGAATAAGAGGATGCAAGGTAAGGACCCTTCTTTTGAGGACATGACTCAGGTCTAGATACTTGCCTTGGTGTCATAAAACTTCAAGTAGAATCGCGACTTTGGCACAGACAACTTGTTTTCGAGAATTGAAGCAATGCCAGCACTAAGTTTCTTGTTCACGTCAGGGCTAAGACCACCAATGGACACCAATTCACCATAAGCTGCTGGCTGCTCACTCCCACCATGAGATATAGGCACTGATCCTTTCAATACAATCATCACATACTGCaaaatcgataaaaaaaaaaaaagcataaccAAAAGGCTTAAACACaatccaaataaataaaaagaagaaaatctcaTAGCAGAGCAAGAGGAATAGAGtagaagaaaacagaaaaaatcaaacttaattttaataagttaaattaaacCACAAAAAGTTAATGTTATGTATCTATTGACTATAACTCCATCCATGGTAGCAGCATCTCTCAAATAGCATCCCAAAATTCCACTCAAGAAGCTAGTGGTTTTAAACTAGTAGTTTAACAAATACAGGATTGAAATCACAAAATATAACAACTTATATTGCAGACATTAAGGTAAACCAAAAGTGTATGTCAGCAGGTGTTACTGAATCATGTTCAACACAGAAATGAGGAAGCTTAACATAACACGTTATAGACTACAGCAACATTAGAATCAATCGCAACACACATATGCTACATGTAGAACTAACAACACAATATGTTACTATCCATTTTCTATGTATGCGGGAGGATGGAGGGATTTACTACTTTGTaataacatacatatatacaacaCTAGAAACACCAATTCATTTCAATTCAATTGAAAAGAAACTACACCAAGTTATCACAAGTTCAAAACAGAGAAAACTGCATAGCATGTATACGGGGATCAAATATGATATATGCAGACagcaaaaaaaagagaaaatcatttCCATTTCCACATCATTCTTAGACACCAAAAATCTTTCATCCAGCAAAATAACATGGCACACGATGTACTACACAAACAGTGAACAGTGAAAGTAAAGTTGAAGTCTCAACACACCATCCAAcccaattctaaaaaaaaaataatttgatggcTATTATACTCATATAACCAGAACTGAAGaatcaaacaacaataaaaacaagaacCCTAGACAAGAgaaactgcaaaaaaaaaaggggggagagTCCCTGAACTAGTCACTAATTTGCATCCATTTATTCAGCAACAAGGGCACATAATTgcgtaaaaattaaattaaattaaaatgttgcAGTaggaaaagagaatgaaagCATGAAAACCCAGAAAACGGAAACTTCAAAAAATCGAAAGCACACATGAAAAGACGTCACGGACGTTAGAGATAGTGATAGTGAGAGAGTTAACGTACGGCCTCGGGTTTGCCGATGATGCTGGCGACGGTTGAGGTGGCTTCGGAGAGAATGGAGGAGGTGTCGACGCCGTCTAGGTTAACGTTGGTGGAGAGGTTGAGGCACGGCATCGTTTCACTCTGCAGCTGTTGTATGTCAAAGgtgaaaggtaaaaaaaaaaatctgtcttCATTATTCAACTGTCTTTTTATCTGGCAGAAATGTTTCGAAATGTCCAAAATGCCCTTTACATAAACCAACAAAATGCA
This window harbors:
- the LOC100305839 gene encoding uncharacterized protein LOC100305839, yielding MPVLTLSTNVSLNDLDASSILSQVISTVASIMRTPEPFVMVSLEGSTTTCFGGTEEPAAYGELVSMGALNPELNKKLSAGIACVLETKLLVPKSRFFLKFYNTEGYNCALNGSIMVVESK
- the LOC100789311 gene encoding uncharacterized protein LOC100789311 (The RefSeq protein has 1 substitution compared to this genomic sequence), yielding MPCLNLSTNVNLDGVDTSSILSEATSTVASIIGKPEAYVMIVLKGSVPISHGGSEQPAAYCELVSIGGLSPDVNKKLSAGIASILENKLSVPKSRFYLKFYDTKGSNFGWNGSTF
- the LOC102669622 gene encoding PRA1 family protein B4 — encoded protein: MASPSPSPSPQQHQLQVLPVSNPQTTEPPPQPQPPQSAFRFLLSFATDNLRHKLSNRRPWPELLDHTAMSKPLSFSEATLRIRHNISYFRINYYIVVSLILAVSLLTSPFSLVLLLGLLASWLFLYLLRPADRPLQLLGRTFSDFETLSLLLATTFVLLFLTSLGSLLVTAFSVSVALVAAHAALRVPEDLFLDEGGTNQPAGFLSILRAAVAVPPSPAPPAPGVRG
- the LOC100789311 gene encoding uncharacterized protein isoform X1, which gives rise to MPCLNLSTNVNLDGVDTSSILSEATSTVASIIGKPEAYVMIVLKGSVPISHGGSEQPAAYGELVSIGGLSPDVNKKLSAGIASILENKLSVPKSRFYLKFYDTKAHQSQEYAQCLHALHQH